One stretch of Burkholderia pyrrocinia DNA includes these proteins:
- a CDS encoding DUF4440 domain-containing protein, translating to MNSSNPYFQEVVDAHVDIERWLSGSAAREALAPLLARFSRRFSMISLQGHALDFADIDVLFSRGFGARPGLRIAIDELHEVSAWQGGAAIAYRETQVDGEGRRSVRRSTVVFERDASGRIGWLRLHETPVMG from the coding sequence ATGAATTCGTCAAACCCGTATTTCCAGGAAGTCGTCGACGCGCATGTCGACATCGAGCGATGGCTGTCCGGCAGCGCCGCACGCGAGGCCCTCGCGCCGCTGCTCGCGCGTTTTTCGCGGCGTTTCTCGATGATTTCGCTGCAGGGGCATGCGCTGGACTTCGCGGACATCGACGTCCTGTTCTCGCGCGGCTTCGGCGCGCGTCCCGGCCTGCGGATCGCGATCGACGAACTGCACGAAGTGAGCGCCTGGCAGGGCGGCGCGGCGATCGCCTATCGCGAGACGCAAGTCGACGGAGAGGGGCGGCGCAGCGTCCGCCGTTCGACCGTCGTGTTCGAGCGTGACGCGAGCGGCCGCATCGGCTGGCTGCGCCTGCACGAAACACCGGTGATGGGCTGA